The following proteins come from a genomic window of Methanosarcina sp. MTP4:
- a CDS encoding DUF362 domain-containing protein: protein MNTRVSILHCSDYSDVKNAIKEALDLIGGLENLIFPGSRVLLKPNVLAIRPPEDAVTTHPAVVSAMCELVSEAGGIPLIGDGAGVTRPDSTTTAEAFRVSGIEAAASSFGAELINFETLGFVEVDVPGARQFSRLYISKAVLEADVIISLPKLKTHELTLYTGAVKNFFGTVPRKIRKQAHFLEDRELFGEAVVDIYSIVKPQLAVMDGVVGMEGDGPAGGTPAYVGVVMASYDCAALDMVASELIGFDPMQVPTNKAALERGFGARHPELLGTPLEEVKVSFKKPTGGITTLIPPFLRKTLRRYFTVKPFINTSKCTLCKACILNCSANAIEEVRDALRINDEKCIQCYCCRELCPNDAVEIKKSLLVKIVNRG, encoded by the coding sequence ATGAACACCAGAGTTTCCATCTTGCATTGCTCCGATTATTCAGACGTAAAAAATGCGATCAAAGAAGCTCTTGACCTGATCGGCGGCCTTGAGAACCTAATATTTCCGGGTTCCCGTGTGTTGCTTAAACCCAATGTACTTGCCATTCGACCCCCGGAAGATGCAGTCACTACTCACCCTGCAGTGGTATCGGCGATGTGTGAACTGGTTTCAGAGGCAGGGGGTATTCCGCTTATAGGGGACGGAGCCGGAGTTACAAGGCCTGATTCCACTACCACTGCGGAAGCATTCAGGGTATCGGGTATTGAAGCTGCCGCCTCGAGTTTCGGTGCGGAACTCATCAATTTTGAGACTTTGGGTTTTGTCGAGGTTGATGTACCTGGGGCCAGGCAGTTTTCACGCCTTTATATATCAAAGGCTGTGCTTGAGGCGGATGTGATAATTTCTCTTCCAAAGCTCAAGACCCATGAGCTCACACTCTATACAGGAGCAGTCAAAAACTTTTTTGGCACTGTGCCCAGGAAAATCCGAAAGCAGGCGCATTTCCTGGAAGACCGTGAACTTTTCGGGGAGGCGGTTGTAGATATCTACTCTATTGTCAAACCTCAGCTTGCAGTTATGGACGGAGTGGTAGGAATGGAAGGGGATGGCCCGGCTGGAGGCACTCCTGCATATGTGGGAGTGGTCATGGCAAGTTATGACTGTGCGGCCCTGGATATGGTGGCATCGGAACTAATCGGTTTTGACCCAATGCAGGTCCCGACAAACAAAGCCGCACTTGAGAGGGGATTTGGTGCCAGGCATCCGGAACTTTTAGGAACTCCGCTGGAGGAGGTAAAGGTCAGTTTCAAAAAGCCAACCGGTGGAATCACCACCCTAATACCGCCGTTTCTCCGAAAGACTCTCAGGAGGTATTTCACAGTAAAGCCCTTCATCAACACTTCAAAATGCACACTTTGCAAAGCATGTATTTTGAACTGTTCGGCAAATGCCATTGAGGAAGTGAGAGATGCACTCAGGATCAACGATGAAAAATGTATCCAGTGTTATTGTTGCCGCGAACTGTGTCCTAACGATGCGGTAGAAATCAAAAAATCACTGCTCGTAAAAATTGTAAACAGGGGGTAA
- a CDS encoding nucleotide sugar dehydrogenase, translating into MKELITKIEDRTANIGVIGLGYVGLPLAVSFSEKFNVVGYEVNDLLVNHLLKGTSHIQDVSDEVLNVHLNKSFYPTNKCEDLKKCDFIIICVPTPLANENEPDLSYIKSSCSTIANVLRKGQFVILESTTYPGTTEEVVLPILENSGLKAIVDFGLAYSPERIDPGNKEYTVTNTPKVVGGINEECTKIASLLYGSIINRVVNVKDARTAESVKIVENIFRNVNIALVNELALIFEKMGVDTWEVVDAASTKPYGFMPFYPGPGIGGHCIPLDPFYMSYKAKKYGVIPRFIETSGEINNYMKIHAVNLVESGLKKVDKRIYGSTVAVMGIAYKKNIADTRESPAKKILEELVNLGSQIKVYDPYAKSIKTNVGEFCSEKNMEDALKGADCVIFVVDHDQFKKINTSDFTKLMESPVVVDCKNIFPSIINIEYLGLGKGY; encoded by the coding sequence ATGAAAGAACTAATTACAAAAATCGAAGATAGAACGGCAAATATCGGTGTGATCGGCCTCGGTTATGTAGGCCTTCCACTTGCGGTCTCGTTTTCTGAAAAGTTCAATGTAGTAGGGTATGAAGTAAATGACTTATTGGTTAACCATTTACTGAAGGGAACCTCCCATATACAGGACGTATCTGATGAAGTTTTAAATGTTCATTTGAATAAGTCATTTTATCCAACAAATAAATGTGAAGATCTCAAAAAATGTGATTTTATAATAATATGTGTCCCGACACCTCTAGCAAATGAGAACGAACCTGATTTGAGTTACATAAAGAGTTCATGCAGCACAATTGCTAATGTTCTGAGGAAAGGACAATTTGTGATTTTAGAGAGTACAACCTATCCCGGAACTACCGAAGAGGTTGTTCTTCCAATATTAGAAAATTCCGGACTTAAAGCCATAGTTGATTTTGGTCTTGCTTATTCTCCGGAAAGGATCGACCCTGGAAATAAGGAATATACTGTTACCAATACTCCAAAAGTAGTTGGGGGTATTAATGAAGAATGTACTAAAATTGCATCTTTGCTTTATGGAAGCATTATCAACAGGGTTGTGAATGTAAAAGATGCTCGAACAGCTGAATCAGTAAAAATTGTAGAGAACATCTTCAGAAATGTCAATATTGCTCTCGTGAATGAATTAGCCTTAATCTTTGAAAAAATGGGTGTAGACACATGGGAGGTAGTTGATGCTGCATCGACAAAACCGTATGGGTTTATGCCATTTTACCCGGGCCCCGGGATTGGAGGCCATTGCATCCCCCTGGACCCTTTCTATATGTCATATAAGGCGAAAAAATATGGCGTTATACCGAGATTTATTGAAACTTCCGGTGAAATCAATAATTACATGAAAATACACGCTGTGAATCTGGTCGAAAGTGGTCTGAAAAAGGTAGATAAGAGAATATACGGATCAACAGTTGCAGTGATGGGAATAGCATATAAGAAAAATATTGCTGACACAAGAGAATCACCAGCCAAAAAAATATTAGAAGAACTTGTGAATCTTGGTTCCCAAATTAAGGTTTATGACCCTTATGCAAAATCGATAAAGACTAATGTCGGAGAGTTCTGTTCTGAAAAGAACATGGAAGATGCATTAAAAGGTGCAGATTGTGTGATATTTGTCGTTGATCATGATCAATTCAAAAAAATAAATACAAGTGATTTCACCAAACTAATGGAATCTCCTGTGGTAGTTGATTGTAAAAATATATTTCCAAGTATCATTAACATTGAATATTTAGGCCTTGGGAAGGGGTACTGA
- a CDS encoding DUF354 domain-containing protein — translation MQILVDIGHPAHVHFFKNFIWEMQKRDHKVIINTVDKEVSLDLLNKYNFKYEVYGKSANGLFGYAKLLSKGDLKTYKTQKKYDIDIIVGIGNIFGAHVSKITKAKSISFTDTEHAKLINYASFPFVSCICTPDCYTKNLGKKHVLYNGYHELAYLHPDYFTPNPEVLKELGLSEDDTYIILRFVSWGASHDIGQHGIQNKMEFVKELEKYGRVLITSEAKLDPELEKYKMKISPEKLHDLLYYATLYIGEGATTASECAILGTHAIYVNTLRLGYMDEEEEKYDLVYNCTNPESMEREAFDKAINLLKDPNLRQEGKTKREKLLAEKIDVTKFMVDLVFDLVGQHN, via the coding sequence ATGCAAATTCTGGTTGATATTGGTCATCCTGCGCATGTGCATTTTTTTAAGAATTTTATTTGGGAGATGCAAAAACGTGATCATAAAGTGATTATAAACACGGTTGATAAGGAGGTTTCCTTAGACCTTTTGAATAAATATAATTTTAAGTATGAAGTATATGGAAAAAGCGCCAATGGCCTATTTGGATATGCAAAGCTTCTAAGTAAGGGGGATTTGAAAACTTACAAAACACAAAAAAAGTACGATATAGATATTATTGTTGGTATTGGGAATATATTTGGCGCACACGTCTCAAAAATCACAAAAGCAAAATCAATTAGTTTTACGGATACAGAACATGCAAAACTTATCAACTATGCATCTTTTCCCTTTGTATCGTGTATTTGCACTCCCGACTGTTATACTAAAAATCTGGGCAAAAAACATGTTCTATACAATGGTTACCATGAACTTGCATACTTGCATCCGGATTATTTCACCCCAAACCCGGAAGTTCTCAAAGAACTTGGACTAAGTGAGGATGACACTTACATAATTTTGAGATTTGTATCCTGGGGGGCAAGCCATGATATTGGTCAGCATGGAATACAAAACAAGATGGAATTCGTAAAAGAGCTCGAAAAATATGGGCGTGTATTGATCACTTCAGAGGCAAAACTTGATCCTGAGTTAGAAAAATATAAAATGAAAATTTCTCCGGAAAAATTGCATGATCTGTTGTATTATGCCACATTGTACATAGGGGAAGGGGCAACGACAGCTTCTGAATGTGCGATCCTGGGCACACATGCGATTTATGTTAATACTCTGAGGTTGGGGTACATGGATGAGGAAGAGGAGAAATATGACCTGGTTTATAATTGCACTAATCCAGAATCAATGGAAAGAGAGGCATTTGATAAGGCAATCAACCTATTGAAAGATCCTAATTTGAGGCAAGAAGGAAAAACTAAACGGGAGAAGTTGCTGGCAGAGAAGATCGATGTTACAAAGTTTATGGTTGATCTCGTGTTCGATCTCGTAGGACAACATAATTAA
- the thiI gene encoding tRNA uracil 4-sulfurtransferase ThiI, which yields MKDRSTDTENFLETGSASGAGNKSKSKVIASGGTRGDSGSISDPRTIGVPVDVIIVRYGELALKSTGVRNWYEKVLVKNIAAMLASRDIEFTQIRREWGRIFIETTDHRAAKAAADVFGVVSASPAVTAEPDLESASGVCATLGSGLILEGESFAIRARRSGNHPFSSADVGKTCGDAVWEALEMEGKTPRVDLTSPNKEIFVEVRQKLAYIYLETFPGVGGLPLGTQGSMVVLMSGGLDSPVAAWLLMKRGVMIIPVYCNGSPYAEDAARERAFDCIRQLQAWAPGHQFTTYELPHGPNLRAFIDTCNRKNTCLLCKRMMYREAYEVMKKEGSSGVITGSSLGQVASQTAANMYAEIYQLAVPVYHPLIAFDKSEIVDIARRIGTYEISTRPAGGCTAVPEHPEVKAEYDLIVHEEKKLDVEAMVQKALSAAKIYKL from the coding sequence ATGAAAGACCGTTCTACTGACACCGAAAATTTTCTTGAAACCGGTTCTGCCAGCGGAGCCGGAAACAAGAGCAAAAGTAAGGTTATTGCTTCCGGAGGAACCCGTGGTGATTCCGGTTCCATCTCAGATCCCCGAACCATAGGGGTTCCTGTTGACGTCATCATTGTCCGGTATGGAGAGCTTGCTCTGAAAAGCACGGGGGTCCGGAACTGGTATGAGAAAGTCCTTGTGAAAAACATAGCAGCGATGCTGGCTTCCAGGGACATTGAGTTTACTCAGATCAGGCGGGAATGGGGCAGGATCTTCATTGAAACTACCGATCACCGTGCAGCAAAAGCAGCAGCAGATGTTTTTGGGGTTGTCTCGGCTTCCCCTGCAGTGACAGCAGAGCCTGACCTTGAAAGTGCCTCCGGGGTCTGTGCTACCCTTGGGTCGGGGCTTATCCTGGAAGGGGAGTCCTTTGCCATCCGGGCCAGGAGAAGTGGGAATCATCCTTTCTCCTCCGCAGATGTTGGAAAAACATGCGGGGACGCTGTATGGGAAGCTCTGGAGATGGAAGGAAAAACTCCCAGGGTGGACCTGACATCTCCGAACAAGGAGATCTTTGTAGAGGTGCGGCAAAAACTTGCTTATATTTACCTGGAAACATTCCCTGGCGTAGGTGGCCTTCCCCTTGGGACCCAGGGAAGCATGGTGGTGCTCATGTCCGGAGGTCTCGATTCCCCTGTTGCGGCATGGCTTCTGATGAAACGTGGGGTCATGATCATCCCCGTCTACTGCAATGGTTCCCCTTACGCCGAAGACGCCGCAAGAGAGCGGGCCTTTGACTGCATCCGCCAGCTTCAGGCCTGGGCGCCGGGGCACCAGTTCACGACTTATGAGCTTCCTCATGGCCCTAACCTTCGTGCCTTCATTGATACCTGTAACCGGAAAAATACCTGTCTCCTCTGCAAGCGCATGATGTACCGGGAGGCTTATGAAGTAATGAAAAAGGAAGGTTCAAGCGGCGTTATTACCGGTTCTTCCCTGGGACAGGTTGCGTCCCAGACAGCAGCCAACATGTACGCTGAAATCTACCAGCTTGCGGTTCCTGTCTACCACCCCCTGATCGCCTTTGACAAAAGTGAAATCGTGGATATTGCCCGCAGGATAGGGACCTATGAGATCTCCACCAGGCCTGCAGGGGGCTGCACCGCAGTTCCCGAACACCCCGAGGTTAAGGCAGAATATGACCTCATTGTTCATGAGGAAAAAAAGCTGGATGTTGAAGCAATGGTTCAAAAAGCTCTCAGCGCAGCAAAAATTTATAAACTTTGA